In Ictalurus furcatus strain D&B chromosome 23, Billie_1.0, whole genome shotgun sequence, a single window of DNA contains:
- the pkia gene encoding cAMP-dependent protein kinase inhibitor alpha gives MTDVEATYEDFIASGRTGRRNAVHDILGESGGLDASGLSQTLSELNINKTDEGNDGEKSSSSSDSDPKQEESKAERT, from the exons ATGACTGATGTGGAGGCAACGTATGAAGACTTCATAGCCTCTGGAAGGACGGGCAGAAGGAATGCGGTGCATGACATCCTGGGGGAATCAGGAGGACTGGACGCTAGTGGACTCTCGCAGACGCTTTCGGAGCTCAACATCAACAAAACAG ATGAAGGGAATGACGGAGAGAAAAGCTCGAGCTCCTCAGACTCCGATCCCAAACAAGAGGAGAGCAAAGCGGAGAGAACGTAA